Proteins from a single region of Rhipicephalus sanguineus isolate Rsan-2018 chromosome 5, BIME_Rsan_1.4, whole genome shotgun sequence:
- the LOC119393409 gene encoding prostatic acid phosphatase, whose translation MNARMPLLLLLSSLHVLPIALAETTPEWATASHVGGSGSQLRLVHVAVLFRHGERAPLTSFSGDPNRHYTWPMGHGQLTNRGRQTMWALGKWLRARYAHFLTSDVREVSARSSPVPRCFDSVAILLYGLYPAVDKERQWKHGQDWQPVPITSVPDGTDKYATPCLPRFLESLSALYATEVPLSLVGEQAARPPSPRAEPDPATAGPRSFATASNILEFVATAANVTDKPGVARFMAIARIVDALLVIRENGLPLPEWGAKHIRQLIWLNEMLVELIGKYQKDNMAGALLKDFVASMKPGHAGGGVMLTQGQDETNKAPKVTLYSYHDMNVAGALVGLNGTLSGRPSCGAAIILEVFARSGASDTAADKFVRLLYKAGDQHATNIPVEGCADPCPLQKFNEILERKFKPVTRAQCGWSEHQPLL comes from the exons ATGAACGCTCGcatgccactgctgctgctgctgtcgtcgCTTCATGTCTTGCCGATCGCACTAGCTGAAACGACTCCAGAATGGGCCACGGCCTCCCACGTCGGCGGGAGCGGTTCCCAGCTGCGTCTAGTGCATGTGGCCGTACTGTTCCGTCACGGGGAACGCGCGCCGCTTACGTCGTTTTCCGGAGACCCCAACCGGCACTACACGTGGCCCATGGGACACGGGCAGCTCACCAACAGGGGTCGCCAGACCATGTGGGCTCTCGGAAAATGGCTGCGAGCGCGGTACGCGCACTTCCTCACCAGTGACGTGCGAGAG GTCAGTGCCAGAAGTAGTCCTGTACCTCGATGCTTCGACAGTGTGGCGATCCTCTTGTACGGCCTGTACCCAGCCGTCGACAAGGAAAGACAATGGAAGCATGGCCAGGACTGGCAGCCGGTGCCCATCACGAGTGTGCCAGATGGTACGGACAAGTACGCCACGCCCTGTCTGCCGCGCTTCCTAGAGAGCCTGAGCGCGCTGTACGCCACCGAAGTGCCTTTGTCCTTGGTTGGCGAGCAGGCAGCTAGACCGCCATCGCCTCGCGCAGAACCCGATCCGGCGACAGCGGGACCGCGAAGCTTCGCTACCGCAAGCAACATATTGGAGTTCGTGGCAACTGCGGCCAACGTCACCGACAAGCCCGGTGTGGCGCGATTCATGGCCATTGCTCGCATCGTAGATGCCCTACTCGTGATCCGCGAGAACGGCCTGCCACTGCCTGAGTGGGGCGCGAAGCACATTCGACAGCTCATTTGGCTCAACGAGATGCTGGTAGAGCTTATCGGAAAGTACCAGAAGGACAACATGGCGGGCGCCCTGCTCAAGGACTTCGTAGCAAGCATGAAACCCGGACATGCTGGCGGAGGCGTGATGCTCACGCAGGGACAAGACGAAACCAACAAGGCTCCCAAGGTGACGCTCTACTCCTACCACGACATGAACGTCGCCGGCGCCCTTGTGGGCTTGAATGGCACGCTGAGTGGCAGGCCTTCGTGCGGAGCCGCCATCATACTCGAAGTGTTTGCTCGCAGCGGCGCTTCTGACACCGCCGCCGACAAATTCGTCAGGCTTTTGTACAAGGCGGGTGACCAACATGCAACTAACATTCCCGTTGAGGGCTGCGCCGACCCCTGTCCTCTGCAGAAGTTCAACGAGATCCTTGAGCGCAAATTCAAGCCAGTGACAAGGGCGCAGTGTGGTTGGAGCGAGCACCAGCCTCTTTTGTGA
- the LOC119393293 gene encoding cyclin-dependent kinases regulatory subunit, translating into MKPRRAQVQPKSHGAIQNSRTYLNSAFSTESNGRLGMPETAIQYSDKYYDNKYEYRHVILPPEMAQSVPKNHLMTETEWRNLGVQQSLGWEHYMLHLPEPHVLLFRRPTKEM; encoded by the exons ATGAAGCCAAGACGAGCCCAAGTTCAGCCGAAGTCGCATGGGGCAATTCAAAATAGCCGCACTTATTTGAATAGCGCGTTTTCTACGGAAAGCAACG GTCGTCTTGGGATGCCGGAGACCGCCATCCAGTACTCCGACAAGTACTACGATAACAAGTACGAATACAG ACATGTGATCCTGCCACCTGAGATGGCTCAGTCTGTGCCCAAGAATCACCTGATGACTGAGACCGAGTGGCGCAACCTGGGGGTGCAGCAGTCTCTTGGCTGGGAGCACTACATGCTTCACTTACCCG aGCCCCATGTGCTTCTGTTTAGGAGGCCCACCAAAGAAATGTAG